A single Nitrosospira multiformis ATCC 25196 DNA region contains:
- a CDS encoding YheT family hydrolase, translating into MQPARPYVAPLWLRGGHAQTIYPYFLARPSIPYRRERWELDDGDFIDLDWLEGEMDAPLIVLFHGLEGSSNSHYVVSTMTLFREIGWRAAVVHFRGCSGSPNRLPRAYHAGDSAEINWILERINIRERQSGRQPSSIYAVGVSLGGNALLKWVGEQGRQACRLIDGVVAVSVPLDLAAAGNALASGFNLLYTRHFLDTLKRKAVGKLDLFPDLFDPAAVSACTTLYEFDNLVTAPLHGFRNAEDYWNQSSSKPWLKYIEVPTLIVNAINDPFMPPHALPSGADVSSMVVLEYPDEGGHVGFLDSPFPGRLTWLPERIVSFFGEQGGRIVVQTGEAMPATQIS; encoded by the coding sequence ATGCAACCAGCAAGACCTTATGTCGCTCCGCTATGGCTGCGGGGCGGTCACGCTCAAACCATCTATCCCTATTTTCTTGCCCGCCCTTCGATTCCCTACCGACGCGAGCGGTGGGAACTGGACGATGGGGATTTCATCGACCTCGACTGGCTGGAGGGCGAGATGGACGCGCCCCTGATAGTGCTGTTTCACGGCCTCGAAGGAAGCTCGAACAGTCACTATGTCGTAAGCACCATGACCCTGTTTCGCGAGATAGGCTGGCGCGCGGCAGTGGTACATTTTCGTGGTTGCTCCGGTTCACCGAATCGGCTGCCACGCGCCTATCATGCGGGCGATTCGGCAGAGATCAACTGGATATTGGAACGCATCAATATCAGAGAAAGACAGTCCGGCAGGCAACCCTCTTCGATTTACGCGGTCGGGGTATCGCTGGGAGGCAACGCACTGCTGAAATGGGTGGGTGAGCAGGGCAGGCAGGCTTGCCGATTGATCGATGGAGTCGTGGCCGTTTCCGTGCCCCTCGATCTTGCTGCTGCGGGGAATGCTCTCGCTTCCGGCTTCAATCTGCTCTACACGCGCCATTTTCTTGATACGCTCAAGCGCAAGGCGGTCGGAAAACTTGACCTCTTTCCGGATTTGTTCGATCCCGCGGCAGTCAGCGCCTGCACTACGCTGTATGAGTTCGATAATCTCGTAACTGCGCCGCTCCATGGTTTCCGTAATGCGGAGGACTATTGGAACCAATCGAGCAGCAAACCATGGCTCAAGTACATTGAGGTGCCTACACTCATTGTAAATGCAATCAACGACCCGTTCATGCCGCCGCATGCCCTGCCCTCGGGGGCGGATGTTTCTTCCATGGTCGTCCTGGAATATCCGGACGAGGGGGGACATGTAGGCTTCCTCGATTCCCCGTTTCCAGGCAGGCTGACCTGGTTGCCGGAAAGAATCGTCAGCTTTTTCGGCGAACAAGGGGGCCGGATCGTGGTGCAAACCGGCGAAGCAATGCCGGCCACCCAGATTTCCTGA
- a CDS encoding alkaline phosphatase PhoX — MFKQKKIGALVSGALLMATGTTGAIAANTHFSSFTPLKDSVAAGSLPENAPFRLASPNFSQIRIADRTTQLDLGEGNSGSWDMITANETGPNAGRYLFTPFETSMAGVQRIDLASGITKTLVHPGTQDFVSGDASRWTPWGSYVTAEESWGTGSTKGRLFELTNPVSATGTGDANFVFRSILPRVSHEGLAFDKNNNLYFVDELNGGSIYKYVSANPTASNGGDYFAAGQTFAVAVNGGGNANAVGSVTWTPITDATGGALPGISALNADGTIDGRATADMVNATEYQRPEDIEIKTLANGDQILFVATTTTNEVYSINLDANNAQLFVSRDTLDQANGTAVGTALASPDNLAIDAAGNIYVIEDQPGGRADIWFAQDANHDGVAESLGRWASMSTVGAEPTGLYFDKFNPNVAYVNIQHPDSMVDSTIMITAVPEPETYALMMAGLGLVGAVVRRRKAFPA, encoded by the coding sequence ATGTTCAAGCAGAAAAAAATAGGCGCTCTTGTTTCAGGTGCGCTCTTGATGGCGACCGGCACGACCGGAGCCATTGCGGCGAACACGCATTTCAGTAGCTTTACCCCGCTGAAAGACAGTGTGGCAGCAGGCTCGCTCCCCGAAAACGCCCCCTTCCGGTTAGCTTCCCCCAATTTCTCCCAGATTCGGATCGCTGACCGCACGACCCAACTCGATCTTGGTGAGGGTAATTCCGGCAGCTGGGATATGATCACCGCAAACGAAACCGGGCCGAATGCCGGGCGCTATTTGTTCACTCCGTTCGAGACTTCGATGGCAGGTGTGCAGCGGATCGATCTGGCAAGCGGCATCACGAAAACCCTCGTTCACCCCGGCACACAGGATTTCGTCTCGGGCGATGCATCGCGCTGGACACCTTGGGGCAGCTATGTCACTGCCGAAGAATCCTGGGGCACCGGCAGTACCAAAGGACGCCTGTTCGAGTTGACCAATCCCGTGTCTGCCACCGGAACCGGGGACGCGAACTTCGTATTCCGTTCTATCCTGCCCCGCGTATCTCACGAGGGTCTCGCGTTCGACAAGAACAACAACCTGTATTTCGTCGATGAACTGAATGGCGGCAGTATCTACAAGTACGTGTCGGCCAACCCGACCGCCAGTAACGGAGGCGACTACTTTGCAGCAGGCCAGACCTTCGCCGTGGCGGTCAATGGCGGCGGCAATGCCAACGCAGTAGGTTCCGTAACATGGACTCCCATTACCGATGCCACAGGCGGCGCCCTCCCGGGCATTTCAGCTCTGAATGCGGACGGCACAATCGATGGCCGAGCGACCGCTGACATGGTGAACGCAACAGAGTATCAGCGCCCCGAGGATATCGAAATCAAGACGCTTGCCAATGGTGACCAGATCCTTTTCGTTGCCACCACGACCACGAACGAGGTGTACTCGATCAACCTGGATGCCAACAACGCGCAGCTCTTCGTCAGCCGCGACACGCTCGATCAGGCGAACGGCACCGCCGTGGGCACCGCGCTCGCCAGTCCGGACAACCTGGCCATCGACGCCGCCGGCAATATTTATGTTATCGAGGATCAACCTGGCGGCAGGGCGGACATCTGGTTCGCGCAGGATGCCAATCACGATGGTGTTGCGGAGTCGCTGGGGCGCTGGGCATCCATGTCCACAGTGGGCGCTGAACCGACCGGCCTCTATTTCGACAAATTCAACCCCAATGTGGCATATGTGAACATACAGCACCCGGACAGCATGGTGGACAGCACCATCATGATCACGGCTGTGCCGGAACCGGAAACCTATGCCCTGATGATGGCAGGGCTAGGCCTCGTTGGCGCCGTAGTGCGTCGCAGAAAAGCCTTCCCAGCATAA
- a CDS encoding SRPBCC family protein — MAGENIIIDLNFAVSANPREVWDVLTDFDRMADFVSNLKESKVVSISEDKFTIFQNGTATYGPIRYPFESIREVRLIPYHKILTHLVSGNMHKLDGTTYLTDETGGTRVVHRTEAIPKVWIPAVVGKVFIEHEVREQFNEMRNEIIRRKRAALKKGHEKQDGR; from the coding sequence ATGGCCGGAGAAAATATTATTATTGATCTTAATTTTGCTGTGTCAGCAAACCCGCGGGAGGTCTGGGACGTGCTCACCGACTTCGACCGTATGGCTGATTTTGTCTCCAACTTGAAGGAGAGCAAGGTTGTCAGTATTTCTGAAGATAAGTTTACTATTTTCCAAAACGGCACTGCCACTTACGGCCCCATCCGCTATCCGTTCGAGTCAATACGGGAAGTAAGATTGATCCCTTACCATAAGATATTGACGCATCTGGTCAGCGGCAACATGCACAAATTGGACGGTACTACTTACCTGACTGATGAGACCGGGGGGACTCGCGTGGTCCATCGTACGGAGGCTATCCCGAAAGTCTGGATTCCTGCGGTAGTGGGAAAGGTGTTTATCGAACATGAAGTGCGGGAGCAATTTAATGAAATGAGAAATGAAATAATCCGGAGGAAGAGGGCAGCCCTAAAGAAAGGACACGAGAAACAGGATGGGCGATGA